One genomic region from Conexibacter woesei Iso977N encodes:
- a CDS encoding flippase, translating into MSTAGAAPKRRTLIVNSALRAFTEVAGKVASIVLFAVIARKLGEVDLGKYVLALSLTQIIWVAGDFGTNRYLLQETAKDHDFIRGVFFDAVGLKVVVAGGLTLLAFAISVGISGFSATSWLLALVGASMVCDLVATVPLTIFIAREEMRYYTYAAIPNKYLQALIGVAVLLLGGGIVAVGVAALVSSAAALVISFWLAYRHYPPPLLRLRPGRWFGLMRRSGMFGAQDLLAQAVMRVDAILLSLLAASAAVGWYGASYRLIDATLFITWSVVVSATPMYAYLSNDSTPSLRDIYGDSMRLVMALIVPISVTLFVCARPLIDLAYGLDQFEPSVLALQLLAFSPIFYAVSNQAATLILTRTNGRPVVIAFAVALVFNVVLNLILIPEWSYKAAAAVTLATEVLLALFCVIATRPLVSGLPWFRLLIAPLTGAAAMAAGEVAAGERLWLALPVGAVLYLGVSIGIEVRLLGGTLPRLRRDATAEQAVVIGPTEP; encoded by the coding sequence ATGAGCACCGCCGGCGCCGCTCCCAAGCGTCGCACGCTGATCGTCAACTCGGCGCTGCGGGCGTTCACGGAGGTGGCCGGCAAGGTCGCGTCGATCGTCCTGTTCGCGGTGATCGCGCGCAAGCTGGGCGAGGTCGACCTCGGCAAGTACGTCCTGGCGCTGTCGCTGACGCAGATCATCTGGGTCGCGGGCGACTTCGGGACCAACCGCTACCTGCTGCAGGAGACCGCGAAGGACCACGACTTCATCCGCGGCGTGTTCTTCGACGCGGTCGGGCTGAAGGTCGTCGTCGCCGGCGGGCTGACGCTGCTCGCGTTCGCGATCTCGGTCGGCATCTCCGGCTTCAGCGCCACGTCGTGGCTGCTGGCGCTGGTCGGCGCGAGCATGGTCTGCGACCTCGTCGCGACCGTCCCGCTGACGATCTTCATCGCCCGCGAGGAGATGCGGTACTACACCTACGCCGCGATCCCCAACAAGTACCTGCAGGCGCTGATCGGCGTCGCGGTGCTGCTGCTCGGCGGCGGGATCGTGGCCGTCGGCGTCGCGGCGCTGGTGTCGTCGGCCGCCGCGCTGGTGATCTCGTTCTGGCTCGCCTACCGCCACTACCCGCCGCCGTTGCTCAGGCTCCGGCCCGGGCGCTGGTTCGGGCTCATGAGGCGCTCGGGCATGTTCGGCGCGCAGGACCTCCTGGCGCAGGCGGTGATGCGCGTCGACGCGATCCTGCTGTCGCTGCTGGCCGCGAGCGCCGCGGTCGGCTGGTACGGCGCGAGCTACCGCCTGATCGACGCGACGCTGTTCATCACGTGGTCGGTCGTCGTGTCGGCGACGCCGATGTACGCCTACCTCAGCAACGACTCGACGCCGTCGCTGCGCGACATCTACGGCGACTCGATGCGGCTCGTGATGGCCCTGATCGTCCCGATCTCCGTGACGCTGTTCGTCTGCGCACGGCCGCTGATCGACCTCGCCTACGGCCTGGACCAGTTCGAGCCGTCGGTGCTGGCGCTGCAGCTGCTCGCGTTCTCCCCCATCTTCTACGCGGTCAGCAACCAGGCGGCGACGCTGATCCTGACGCGCACCAACGGCAGGCCGGTCGTGATCGCCTTCGCCGTGGCGCTGGTGTTCAACGTGGTGTTGAACCTGATCCTGATCCCGGAGTGGTCCTACAAGGCCGCCGCGGCCGTGACGCTGGCGACCGAGGTGCTGCTGGCGCTGTTCTGCGTGATCGCGACGCGGCCGCTCGTCAGCGGGCTGCCGTGGTTCCGGTTGCTGATCGCGCCGCTGACCGGCGCCGCGGCGATGGCCGCCGGCGAGGTCGCGGCGGGCGAGAGGCTGTGGCTGGCGCTGCCGGTCGGCGCGGTGCTCTACCTCGGCGTGTCGATCGGGATCGAGGTGCGGCTGCTCGGCGGGACGCTGCCGAGGCTGCGACGCGACGCCACGGCCGAGCAGGCGGTCGTGATCGGGCCGACGGAGCCGTGA
- a CDS encoding cellulase family glycosylhydrolase has protein sequence MHAALALLVFLLLSSTASASAKTLVGIQGIGPAHLSSDIVTAKRAHLGAIRVQAFWAAIEPDGAGSYDQGELSQLDQTVDRAARSGLKVILFADGTPCWASSAPRKGNCSGSTSSAVYRYPPSDPQTFAAFSKFLVQRYGAKLGAYEVWNEPDHSNELYWAGPDKVAKYVALDKAVYPAVKQVAPKLPVLAGSFVGSNGAWLQAMYTVGIKGFYDGLAVHFYDVPLYALKNTRTIQQHNGDSKPLWLTEFGWSSCYRRGGPSVLLEHACLTTTGQRNATTDVIKAVSRTSWVKAAVVYTMRDESTAYRFGLLDSRGKAKPLLTGLTKLLAKPVRSSLPAPHIRLSVRKGHLVASGTASITDFYNLQVKANGQLRFRATLRTDRFGKFRIVMPTVIPRSGVTATFRSTWSSRTARAHR, from the coding sequence GTGCACGCGGCGCTGGCCCTCCTCGTGTTCCTCCTGCTGTCGAGCACGGCTTCCGCGAGCGCCAAGACGCTCGTCGGGATCCAGGGCATCGGCCCCGCGCACCTGTCCTCGGACATCGTCACGGCCAAGAGGGCCCACCTCGGCGCGATCCGCGTCCAGGCCTTCTGGGCGGCGATCGAGCCCGACGGCGCCGGCAGCTACGACCAGGGCGAGCTGTCGCAGCTCGACCAGACGGTCGACCGCGCAGCCAGGTCCGGGCTGAAGGTCATCCTGTTCGCCGACGGCACGCCGTGCTGGGCCTCCTCGGCCCCGAGGAAGGGCAACTGCTCCGGCTCGACGTCCTCCGCGGTCTACCGCTACCCGCCGAGCGACCCGCAGACGTTCGCGGCGTTCTCGAAGTTCCTCGTCCAGCGCTACGGCGCCAAGCTCGGCGCCTATGAGGTCTGGAACGAGCCCGACCACTCCAACGAGCTGTACTGGGCCGGACCCGACAAGGTCGCCAAGTACGTCGCGCTCGACAAGGCCGTCTACCCGGCCGTCAAGCAGGTCGCGCCGAAGCTGCCCGTCCTCGCCGGCTCGTTCGTCGGCTCCAACGGCGCGTGGCTGCAGGCGATGTACACGGTCGGGATCAAGGGCTTCTACGATGGCCTCGCCGTCCACTTCTACGACGTCCCGCTGTACGCGCTGAAGAACACGCGGACGATCCAGCAGCACAACGGCGACAGCAAGCCGCTGTGGCTGACCGAGTTCGGCTGGAGCTCCTGCTACCGCAGGGGCGGCCCGTCGGTCCTGCTCGAGCACGCGTGCCTGACCACGACCGGGCAGCGCAACGCGACGACCGACGTCATCAAGGCCGTCTCGCGCACCAGCTGGGTCAAGGCCGCGGTCGTCTACACGATGCGCGACGAGAGCACCGCCTACCGCTTCGGCCTGCTCGACAGCAGGGGCAAGGCCAAGCCGCTGCTGACGGGCCTCACCAAGCTGCTCGCCAAGCCGGTGCGCAGCTCGCTGCCGGCGCCGCACATCCGGCTGTCGGTGCGCAAGGGCCACCTCGTCGCCTCGGGCACGGCGTCGATCACCGACTTCTACAACCTGCAGGTCAAGGCCAACGGGCAGCTCCGCTTCCGCGCCACCCTCCGGACCGACCGCTTCGGCAAGTTCCGCATCGTCATGCCCACGGTGATCCCGCGTTCGGGCGTGACGGCCACGTTCCGGTCGACGTGGTCATCGCGGACGGCACGCGCGCACCGCTGA
- a CDS encoding tyrosine-protein phosphatase → MISDLHCHILPGVDDGPPTMDESLRLALGQVRDGVRRVVATPHHGQRMRVEAEVMQAGVAALNAELARHEIPLEVLPGAEVAMARLPDLDAGDLGALALGGGRWILLEAPTAGQFPVEAAVRQVQSMGFEVLLAHPERCAVFSRDFSLLEACIRAGARASLTASSLTGAFGRPTRRIALQMVEAGLIHNVASDAHDAVRRAPDLCASTRDAGYSSKRRHEWYEAFPALVLGGGAEAPPAAPVVAPREAPAPAAERPAAPPPPRPEIPTYEQIAATMAAKGFAPERIERAIAAFVPVPVARRIARRAILAAGRGGAEVSPPTPPADNSNG, encoded by the coding sequence GTGATCAGCGACCTGCACTGCCACATCCTGCCCGGCGTCGACGACGGGCCGCCGACGATGGACGAGTCCCTGCGCCTCGCGCTGGGACAGGTCCGCGACGGCGTCCGGCGGGTCGTCGCGACCCCGCACCACGGCCAGCGGATGCGCGTGGAGGCGGAGGTCATGCAGGCCGGCGTGGCCGCGCTGAACGCCGAGCTGGCGCGCCACGAGATCCCGCTGGAGGTGCTGCCGGGGGCTGAGGTCGCGATGGCGCGGCTGCCCGACCTGGACGCCGGCGACCTCGGCGCGCTGGCGCTCGGCGGCGGCCGCTGGATCCTGCTCGAGGCGCCGACCGCGGGCCAGTTCCCGGTCGAGGCCGCCGTCAGGCAGGTGCAGTCGATGGGCTTCGAGGTCCTGCTCGCCCACCCGGAGCGCTGCGCGGTGTTCTCGCGCGACTTCTCGCTGCTGGAGGCCTGCATCCGCGCCGGCGCGCGCGCGTCGCTGACCGCGTCGTCGCTGACCGGCGCGTTCGGGCGTCCGACGCGGAGGATCGCGCTGCAGATGGTCGAGGCGGGGCTGATCCACAACGTCGCCTCCGACGCCCACGACGCCGTCCGGCGCGCGCCGGACCTGTGCGCGTCGACGCGCGACGCGGGCTACAGCTCCAAGCGCCGTCACGAGTGGTACGAGGCGTTTCCGGCGCTGGTGCTCGGCGGCGGCGCGGAGGCGCCGCCCGCCGCGCCCGTGGTCGCGCCCAGGGAGGCGCCCGCCCCGGCGGCCGAGAGGCCCGCCGCACCGCCGCCGCCCAGGCCGGAGATCCCGACCTACGAGCAGATCGCGGCGACGATGGCTGCCAAGGGCTTCGCGCCCGAGCGCATCGAACGCGCCATCGCGGCGTTCGTACCCGTGCCGGTGGCGCGCCGGATCGCGCGACGCGCCATCCTGGCGGCCGGACGCGGTGGTGCGGAGGTATCGCCACCGACCCCACCGGCCGATAACTCGAACGGATGA
- a CDS encoding O-antigen ligase family protein yields MTALPKIPGLRRGPTPGPAVLALLFGSAGLVVLAAAMVEGLDQSALSAPKVFIAGLGLVCFCALALARYDTAVVVSVALTAVVVIEPAPCDAAFSVLMAIAAVTGRFRLSRAPRSAMLFVSALLAINVLSIMDSVSISTAFRFFFITAYLMAFSIWMCGYLDRPERVRAVVIAYLVVGVGSALLGVLAFNLPIPMRAQFLGDGGSRAQALFKDPNVYGPFLVPIAVILLDQQVRPRLLRLRPMVGMALFGILALGILFSFSRAAWANLAMATAIMLVGSAITRRGGGRAMRVLVGLVVIGAVVAAILGATGSVGFLQHRAQIQSYDTQRFAAQHAGYELGWSHPVGVGPGQFQFHHNIESHSTYVRVLAEQGFGGLLAWLAILSTTLVLALRNVVRGRDTYGIGPAALLGCWCGLIFNSAVVDTLHWRHLWLVAAMIWAGAMREARIPGLTTGAGAAARRRDTVR; encoded by the coding sequence ATGACCGCTCTGCCGAAGATCCCCGGGCTGCGCCGCGGGCCGACGCCCGGCCCCGCCGTGCTCGCGCTCCTGTTCGGCAGCGCCGGCCTCGTCGTGCTCGCCGCGGCGATGGTCGAAGGCCTGGACCAGAGCGCGCTCTCGGCCCCGAAGGTCTTCATCGCCGGGCTCGGCCTCGTCTGCTTCTGCGCGCTGGCGCTGGCGCGCTACGACACGGCGGTCGTCGTCTCGGTCGCGCTCACCGCGGTCGTGGTCATCGAGCCCGCGCCGTGCGACGCCGCGTTCTCGGTCCTGATGGCGATCGCGGCGGTCACCGGGCGCTTCCGCCTCTCGCGCGCGCCGCGCAGCGCGATGCTGTTCGTCAGCGCGCTGCTGGCGATCAACGTCCTGTCGATCATGGACTCCGTCTCGATCAGCACGGCGTTCCGGTTCTTCTTCATCACCGCCTACCTGATGGCGTTCTCGATCTGGATGTGCGGCTACCTGGACCGGCCCGAGCGCGTCCGGGCGGTCGTGATCGCCTACCTCGTGGTCGGCGTCGGCTCGGCGCTGCTGGGCGTCCTGGCGTTCAACCTGCCGATCCCGATGCGGGCGCAGTTCCTCGGCGACGGCGGCAGCCGCGCGCAGGCGCTGTTCAAGGACCCCAACGTCTACGGCCCGTTCCTGGTGCCGATCGCGGTGATCCTGCTCGACCAGCAGGTGCGCCCGCGGCTGCTGAGGCTGCGCCCGATGGTCGGGATGGCCCTGTTCGGGATCCTCGCGCTGGGGATCCTGTTCTCGTTCTCACGCGCCGCCTGGGCGAACCTCGCGATGGCGACGGCGATCATGCTCGTCGGCTCGGCGATCACGCGCCGCGGCGGCGGGCGCGCGATGCGCGTCCTGGTGGGGCTGGTCGTGATCGGCGCGGTCGTCGCCGCGATCCTCGGCGCGACCGGCTCGGTCGGCTTCCTGCAGCACCGCGCGCAGATCCAGAGCTACGACACGCAGCGCTTCGCCGCCCAGCACGCGGGCTACGAGCTCGGCTGGAGCCATCCGGTCGGCGTCGGGCCGGGGCAGTTCCAGTTCCACCACAACATCGAGAGCCACTCGACCTACGTGCGCGTCCTCGCCGAGCAGGGCTTCGGCGGGCTGCTGGCGTGGCTGGCGATCCTCTCGACCACGCTCGTGCTTGCGCTGCGCAACGTCGTCCGCGGCCGCGACACCTACGGGATCGGGCCCGCGGCGTTGCTCGGCTGCTGGTGCGGCCTGATCTTCAACAGCGCGGTCGTCGACACGCTGCACTGGCGCCACCTGTGGCTCGTCGCCGCCATGATCTGGGCGGGCGCGATGCGTGAGGCCCGGATCCCGGGCCTGACGACCGGCGCCGGCGCCGCCGCCCGGCGGCGCGACACCGTCCGCTAG
- a CDS encoding polysaccharide biosynthesis tyrosine autokinase, with product MAPQEPLNRSSSRDEGIDSRRYIAALRRSLPLMITIVVVLTVAAAAISVALPKTYKAESQIIVTPDSSSTLVASDASSEQRDLATIQTLITSPTVLQAAGRSLGLTRQELQSRVASTLDPNANIITVTATDATAASAADIANAVSKAFLADQANADKASLRRAQDALQSQIDAISNSADANTASGQAQQRALRDRLAELSVQATNAGTDLQIARDADRPDGADSPRPLRNTILAFFVAIFIAVIAALARDQLRPGITDQRELGDVLGIPVLATIPERPGRMGRRRAPLIARVEQESYRLLSASIRMELRSDHDHVLLTTSALHSEGKTSVTLRLARQLAEAGRRTLVISGDLRWPRLDTELSLTGRPGLSDLLALAERGEVLNADVAADHVVARANREADVMPAGTILGDAGARLLSGERLAAVFAVVTDLGYDFVLVDAPPLLGISDAQLLAAHCDEVLVVTRLRGQTLDTIMDLRMTLDRLPIRPIGTVAIGGAVSSSPYYHERPADGDIPTDDSSSSSPRGEGITAGR from the coding sequence ATGGCGCCGCAAGAACCTTTGAACAGAAGCAGCAGCCGCGACGAGGGCATCGACTCGCGCCGTTACATCGCGGCGCTGCGCCGCAGCCTGCCGCTGATGATCACGATCGTGGTCGTGCTGACGGTCGCGGCGGCGGCGATCTCGGTCGCGCTCCCGAAGACCTACAAGGCCGAGAGCCAGATCATCGTCACGCCGGACAGCTCCTCGACGCTCGTCGCGTCCGACGCGAGCTCCGAGCAGCGCGACCTGGCCACGATCCAGACGCTGATCACCTCGCCGACGGTCCTCCAGGCCGCGGGCAGGTCGCTGGGCCTCACGCGCCAGGAGCTCCAGAGCAGGGTCGCCTCGACGCTGGACCCGAACGCGAACATCATCACGGTCACCGCGACCGACGCGACCGCGGCCTCCGCGGCCGACATCGCCAACGCGGTGTCGAAGGCGTTCCTGGCCGACCAGGCGAACGCCGACAAGGCGTCCCTGAGGCGCGCGCAGGACGCGTTGCAGAGCCAGATCGACGCCATCTCCAACTCCGCCGACGCCAACACCGCGTCCGGCCAGGCCCAGCAGCGCGCGCTGCGCGACCGCCTCGCCGAGCTGTCGGTCCAGGCGACCAACGCGGGCACCGACCTGCAGATCGCGCGCGACGCCGACCGCCCCGACGGCGCCGACTCGCCGCGCCCGCTGCGCAACACGATCCTCGCGTTCTTCGTGGCGATCTTCATCGCGGTGATCGCCGCGCTGGCGCGCGACCAGCTGCGCCCCGGCATCACCGACCAGCGCGAGCTGGGCGACGTGCTCGGCATCCCCGTGCTCGCGACGATCCCGGAGCGGCCGGGCCGCATGGGCCGCCGCCGCGCGCCGCTGATCGCGCGCGTCGAGCAGGAGTCCTACCGCCTGCTGTCGGCGTCGATCCGGATGGAGCTGCGCTCCGACCACGACCACGTGCTGCTGACGACCTCGGCGCTGCACTCCGAGGGCAAGACGTCGGTGACGCTGCGCCTGGCGCGCCAGCTCGCCGAGGCCGGCCGCCGCACGCTGGTGATCTCCGGCGACCTGCGCTGGCCGCGGCTGGACACCGAGCTGTCGCTGACCGGCAGGCCGGGCCTGAGCGACCTGCTGGCGCTCGCCGAGCGCGGCGAGGTCCTGAACGCCGACGTCGCGGCCGACCACGTCGTCGCGCGTGCCAACCGCGAGGCCGACGTCATGCCCGCGGGCACGATCCTCGGCGACGCGGGCGCGAGGCTCCTGTCGGGCGAGCGCCTGGCCGCCGTCTTCGCGGTCGTCACCGACCTCGGCTACGACTTCGTGCTCGTCGACGCGCCGCCGCTGCTGGGCATCTCCGACGCCCAGCTGCTGGCCGCCCACTGCGACGAGGTGCTCGTCGTCACCCGCCTGCGCGGCCAGACGCTCGACACGATCATGGACCTGCGCATGACGCTCGACCGCCTGCCGATCCGCCCGATCGGCACCGTGGCGATCGGCGGCGCCGTGTCGTCCTCGCCCTACTACCACGAGCGCCCGGCCGACGGGGACATCCCCACGGACGACAGCAGCTCCTCCTCGCCCCGCGGCGAGGGCATCACCGCCGGCCGCTAG
- a CDS encoding putative glycoside hydrolase, translating to MSLVNLRALDCARFRLPVALLAALALFIAGSTIPAASASAADAGAVQFVKRTGPEFDQYMNNPTASFSSWMRAKFWRSEVFTPYFDNKTSWYGNGWVYEDSYSIYPSSPNVTAHPDWILKDGGGNKLYIPWGCSNGTCPQYAADIGNPAYRSWWISQVKAAVAHGYKGVWVDDVNMDMQVGNGQGVNTAPTDPRTGAPMTATAWRSYMATFMEELRAAVPNAEILHNSIWYAVWGPRDTDPYVQRQIKAADYINIERGVNDDGLTGGTGEWSLNALLGYVDRVHALGKGVVFDGFDAGTQGREYNLAAYYLMSTGNDGVGLGDMTPDNWWSMYDVDLGNACGNRAIYQGVDRRDFAGGIVLLNEPGAPTRTVTLPQAMTNSSGAKVTQVTLGARGGAVLRGTTSCTPAATTPAPVVVPVASGGTTVTNPPASATTPAPPTTTTTPVATRPVTTTTTTTTRPVTTTTTTTTTRPVTTTTRTTVGRRPVRHTRITSVKVTPAKGRAAKVKATKSTKAHSASATSSVLATGQVAESGARTVVTLQAKRHGRYVTVSSAKVSVNDEGSWAFASEVPGAGSYRVLMTAGHTKIAKSFTTAG from the coding sequence TTGTCGCTTGTCAACCTCAGGGCGCTGGACTGCGCCCGCTTTCGCCTGCCCGTCGCGCTGCTTGCGGCGCTGGCGCTCTTCATCGCCGGATCGACCATCCCCGCCGCTTCCGCCTCTGCAGCGGACGCGGGCGCTGTGCAGTTCGTGAAGCGCACCGGTCCGGAGTTCGACCAGTACATGAACAACCCCACCGCATCCTTCAGCAGTTGGATGCGCGCGAAGTTCTGGCGTTCTGAGGTGTTCACGCCGTACTTCGACAACAAGACCTCCTGGTACGGCAACGGCTGGGTCTACGAGGACTCCTACTCGATCTACCCGTCGAGCCCGAACGTCACCGCCCACCCGGACTGGATCCTCAAGGACGGCGGCGGCAACAAGCTCTACATCCCGTGGGGCTGCTCGAACGGCACCTGCCCGCAGTACGCCGCCGACATCGGCAACCCGGCCTACCGCAGCTGGTGGATCTCCCAGGTCAAGGCCGCCGTCGCGCACGGCTACAAGGGCGTCTGGGTCGACGACGTCAACATGGACATGCAGGTCGGCAACGGACAGGGCGTCAACACCGCCCCGACCGACCCGCGCACCGGCGCCCCGATGACCGCCACCGCGTGGCGCAGCTACATGGCGACGTTCATGGAGGAGCTGCGCGCGGCCGTCCCGAACGCCGAGATCCTGCACAACTCGATCTGGTACGCCGTGTGGGGCCCGCGTGACACCGACCCCTACGTCCAGCGCCAGATCAAGGCCGCCGACTACATCAACATCGAGCGCGGCGTCAACGACGACGGCCTGACCGGCGGCACCGGCGAGTGGTCGCTGAACGCGCTGCTCGGCTACGTCGACCGCGTCCACGCGCTCGGCAAGGGCGTCGTCTTCGACGGCTTCGACGCCGGCACGCAGGGCCGCGAGTACAACCTCGCCGCCTACTACCTGATGTCGACCGGCAACGACGGCGTCGGCCTCGGCGACATGACACCGGACAACTGGTGGTCGATGTACGACGTCGACCTCGGCAACGCCTGCGGCAACCGCGCGATCTACCAGGGCGTCGACCGCCGCGACTTCGCCGGGGGCATCGTCCTGCTCAACGAGCCGGGCGCGCCGACGCGCACCGTCACGCTGCCGCAGGCGATGACCAACTCGTCGGGCGCCAAGGTCACGCAGGTGACGCTGGGCGCCCGCGGCGGTGCGGTCCTGCGCGGCACGACGTCCTGCACGCCGGCCGCGACGACGCCGGCCCCGGTCGTCGTCCCGGTCGCCTCGGGCGGCACGACCGTGACCAACCCGCCGGCGAGCGCCACGACGCCGGCCCCGCCGACCACGACGACGACGCCGGTCGCGACCAGGCCGGTCACGACGACGACGACCACGACGACCAGGCCCGTCACGACGACGACCACGACGACCACCACCAGGCCGGTCACGACGACGACCAGGACGACGGTCGGCCGCAGGCCGGTCCGCCACACGCGGATCACGTCGGTCAAGGTCACGCCCGCCAAGGGCAGGGCCGCCAAGGTCAAGGCCACCAAGTCGACCAAGGCGCACTCCGCGTCGGCGACGTCCTCGGTCCTGGCCACCGGCCAGGTCGCCGAGTCGGGCGCCAGGACGGTCGTGACGCTGCAGGCCAAGCGCCACGGCAGGTACGTCACGGTCTCGTCGGCCAAGGTGTCGGTCAACGACGAGGGCAGCTGGGCGTTCGCCAGCGAGGTGCCGGGCGCCGGCAGCTACCGCGTGCTGATGACCGCGGGCCACACGAAGATCGCCAAGTCGTTCACGACCGCCGGCTAG
- a CDS encoding glycosyltransferase: protein MRRVLLAFEPPDGGVAENVAQLAVGLQAHGWQPVLAGPAESIAYERAAAAGVEIHRLDWARGYGSPGQDWRALRQLRALLTSGGGFDLLHNHSAKAGVIGRLAGRTLRGLPVAYSPHCLPFIGDFGAPRRIFATAIETALGPATDRMICVCEDERRQARGAHVADRRLRVVHNGCAACPDGVVADPATAALREGGVLIAAVAVLREQKRLDVLIDAAPAILERVPDARVAVIGDGPLREELHARAAALGLDADERFAFLPFRGPSWQHLTAMDVYVLSSSWEGLPIGVLEAMACGVPIVATDVGGTGEAVTPDVGTLIPPADPAALVEAVVALAADPARRAALGAAARARHDAAFGLERMVARTVAVYDELVPPRG, encoded by the coding sequence ATGCGTCGCGTCCTGCTGGCCTTCGAGCCGCCCGACGGCGGAGTCGCCGAGAACGTCGCCCAGCTGGCCGTGGGGCTCCAGGCCCACGGCTGGCAGCCCGTCCTCGCCGGCCCCGCCGAGTCGATCGCCTACGAGCGAGCCGCCGCCGCGGGCGTCGAGATCCACCGCCTCGACTGGGCTCGCGGCTACGGCAGCCCGGGCCAGGACTGGCGCGCGCTGCGCCAGCTGCGCGCGCTGCTGACGTCCGGCGGCGGCTTCGACCTCCTCCACAACCACAGCGCGAAGGCCGGCGTGATCGGGCGGCTCGCGGGGCGGACGCTGCGCGGCCTGCCGGTCGCCTACAGCCCGCACTGCCTGCCGTTCATCGGTGACTTCGGCGCGCCGCGGCGGATCTTCGCCACCGCGATCGAGACCGCGCTGGGCCCGGCGACCGACCGCATGATCTGCGTCTGCGAGGACGAGCGCCGCCAGGCGCGCGGCGCGCACGTCGCCGACCGGCGGCTGCGCGTGGTCCACAACGGCTGCGCCGCGTGCCCGGACGGCGTCGTCGCCGACCCGGCGACCGCCGCGCTGCGCGAGGGCGGCGTGCTGATCGCCGCGGTCGCGGTCCTGCGCGAGCAGAAGCGCCTGGACGTCCTGATCGACGCGGCGCCCGCGATCCTCGAGCGCGTCCCGGACGCGCGCGTGGCGGTCATCGGCGACGGCCCGCTGCGCGAGGAGTTGCACGCGCGCGCCGCCGCGCTGGGCCTGGACGCCGACGAGCGCTTCGCGTTCCTGCCGTTCCGCGGCCCGTCGTGGCAGCACCTGACCGCGATGGACGTCTACGTGCTGTCGTCGTCGTGGGAGGGGCTGCCGATCGGCGTGCTGGAGGCGATGGCCTGCGGCGTCCCGATCGTCGCGACCGACGTCGGCGGGACCGGCGAGGCCGTCACGCCCGACGTCGGGACGCTGATCCCGCCGGCCGACCCGGCGGCGCTGGTCGAGGCCGTCGTCGCGCTGGCCGCCGACCCGGCCCGGCGCGCCGCGCTCGGCGCGGCCGCGCGCGCCCGCCACGACGCGGCGTTCGGGCTGGAGCGGATGGTCGCGCGGACCGTGGCGGTCTACGACGAGCTCGTGCCGCCGCGCGGCTGA
- a CDS encoding putative glycoside hydrolase, translating into MSRSALLTLLVFVVLAVSGAAAGVAALIHDDGTPQATGVDQGKVLAVKRTDSSFDRFTYKSTTGVGQWLDQNLFRAVVYSPYFDDKTAWYTRVWDYRNLYGIRVGSKLAKQHPDWILHDRSGRRLFLAWGCDNGSCPQYAGDVSNAAFRRHWIAEAAAELRHGYRGLWIDDVNLDLRISHGSGHAANAVAASGASMTAERWRSLVAAFTVQIRNAFPKAEIVHNAIWYAGGSARDQDPAVRAEIKAADWVNLERGVNDSGLTGGDGEWSLRAFLAHVDVLHQLGTAAIMEGGDDAPAGREYNLAAYLLIASGTDAVGAGSAAPGSDWAPLHYDLGAAHGARSEWSGVIRRDFDRGLVLVNPPGGPAQTLSLGGTYLNTAGRPVTSVRLAAGSGAVLRAR; encoded by the coding sequence GTGTCCCGTTCCGCCCTCCTCACGCTGCTCGTGTTCGTGGTGCTCGCCGTGTCCGGCGCCGCGGCCGGCGTCGCCGCGCTGATCCACGACGACGGCACGCCGCAGGCAACGGGCGTCGACCAGGGCAAGGTCCTGGCGGTCAAGCGCACCGACTCGAGCTTCGACCGGTTCACCTACAAGAGCACCACCGGCGTCGGCCAGTGGCTGGACCAGAACCTCTTCCGCGCGGTCGTCTACTCGCCGTACTTCGACGACAAGACCGCCTGGTACACGCGCGTCTGGGACTACCGCAACCTGTACGGGATCCGCGTCGGATCGAAGCTCGCCAAGCAGCACCCCGACTGGATCCTCCACGACCGCTCCGGCAGGAGGCTGTTCCTGGCCTGGGGCTGCGACAACGGCTCCTGCCCGCAGTACGCCGGCGACGTCTCCAACGCGGCGTTCCGCAGGCACTGGATCGCCGAGGCCGCCGCCGAGCTGCGGCACGGCTACAGGGGCCTCTGGATCGACGACGTCAACCTCGACCTGCGCATCAGCCACGGCAGCGGCCATGCCGCGAACGCGGTCGCGGCGAGCGGCGCGTCGATGACCGCCGAGCGCTGGCGCAGCCTGGTCGCCGCGTTCACGGTCCAGATCCGCAACGCGTTCCCGAAGGCCGAGATCGTGCACAACGCGATCTGGTACGCGGGCGGCTCCGCGCGCGACCAGGACCCGGCCGTGCGCGCCGAGATCAAGGCCGCCGACTGGGTCAACCTGGAGCGCGGCGTCAACGACTCCGGCCTCACCGGCGGCGACGGCGAGTGGTCGCTGCGCGCGTTCCTGGCCCACGTCGACGTCCTGCACCAGCTCGGGACCGCGGCGATCATGGAGGGCGGCGACGACGCGCCCGCCGGGCGCGAGTACAACCTCGCCGCCTACCTGCTGATCGCCTCGGGGACCGACGCGGTCGGCGCGGGCAGCGCGGCGCCGGGCAGCGACTGGGCCCCGCTGCACTACGACCTCGGCGCGGCGCACGGCGCGCGCAGCGAGTGGAGCGGCGTGATCCGCCGCGACTTCGACCGCGGCCTCGTGCTCGTCAACCCGCCCGGCGGCCCGGCGCAGACGCTGTCGCTCGGCGGGACCTACCTCAACACGGCCGGCAGGCCGGTCACGTCGGTGCGCCTCGCTGCCGGCAGCGGCGCGGTGCTCCGGGCGCGGTAG